The nucleotide window AAAGTTCTGGATGATCTGGCGCCATCGCCCGCATCATCATCTGTATCATGATCAGTATCATGATTGATGTCATGATTGATATCATGCTCCGTATCAACATGGGCTTCTGCATCCACATCGGTATCGCCGGTGATGCCGATTGTGTTCATTAACAAAAAGAGGGCCGCAAATGCGAGTGGCAAAAGGAAAAGAAGATTCCACCAGGTAAAAACTTCCATGAAATCCTTCTATTTCGAATTTTCGCGCAGAAGGCGGAGTTCTGTCAGAATAGCGTCCAGCTTTTGGACGATTGCCTGATTGGTCGAAACATCCGGGCCGGGACGATCGAGCACCTTAGCTGTAAGAGCAGGCCCCAACGTCATGACAACGGTGGAGACAAGACGTCCAGTTTGAGTTTGGGCGAAAATGTCGGTATAGCCCACGGAAGCGCATGTGGAAATGAAATTGAGCGCATCTACGAAAGTCTTTACCTTCGGGTTGGTGCCGGCCTCCGCTTTATAATAGATTGCCGAACTTACAAGTAATAGAAGCAGAACGGACTCCAGAGGATTGGCTTTTGCAAGACCAGCAAACTGATCCTCCCATGCATTCTTTTTAGCAAGCCACGATTGGAGAGTCGAAGGACGCTCGGTGTCCATGGATGTTACTGAGTTTACCACCTGAAGAAAGAAATGCAAAAAAAACAAAGTAGCGCGGACGTCTCGTATGCGTCGCATCGCAGCCGGGACGGCCGCGCTACTTGACTAAGAATTCACACTCCGAACTGGCGGAAATGATGATCCATGTGTTTGTACATCAATCTCCCCCAGTCATCGCATGTCATTTTCCCGAAGAATGGATGTTGAAAGCACTTGACAGCGTCCGGCCCTTTTGCGAGTTTTTGAAAGGCTTCCAGGAACCGTTGTTTTTCCACTTCGAAATCGCGGCTATCCTTCATGATGAACTCGGGCGCAGTGGGTGAGTTCTTCCCGAATGGCTTTTCATTTCTGAACAGGCCCTTAAACATCCAGCCGATCAGGCTTAAAGGCGACTTTTTGATTTGAATATCCCCGACCGGCATTTGCATGGTTGCTGTACAGTGAGCCAGCATCTGAGCCGCATTCATTTTTCCCCACTCACTTGCGGTCTTGTCACTTAGCTTCTCAAATCGCTGTTTGATCTCGACTGCGGTTGTTTCGTGAAATAGTGTCTTCATAAATCTTCTACTTCTTCGTAATGGTTACTTGCATCGATTGAATTCGCGTCAGGCTTCCGTTTACTCCGACCACCTGGAACGAGAAAGTTCCCTGGGGCGCGCCTTTGTTTACTTTGAGAGAAAGCGTGGAATTGACAGATCCATTTGCGGGCGGTGTTGCCGGATTTGGACTGAACGTGCAGGATGTTTTCGCGGGCAATGCACTACAGGACAGACTTACCGCCGCGTTGAAATTGTTGATCGAAGTTATGGTGCAAGTGCTTGTTCGTGTTTGTCCCCAGGGCACACTCAGGGAAGTTGGTGAGCAGGAGATCGAAAAATCACCAACCGGTGGCGCAGCAGTTGTGAAGCTGAATCCCGAAGCATAAGAGCCAGGTCCGCAGCCGTTCACGGCGCGCGCTCTCCAGAAATACGTTGTGCTGTTATTGAGCGCCGGTGAAACGGTCCACGTGCTGGTAGCCACGTTTGCAGAGCGAATCACGTTTGTGAAAGCCGCATCTGTTGCGACCTGCACATCGTAGGATGTGGCTCCACTGACATCACTCCAGTCCAGAACGGGCGTTGTCGTAACGCCGGTTGCGCCGTTGGTGGGACTGCTCAATGTTGGAGTCGCCGGCAAACTGCATCCGCCTCCGCCCACAGCAAAAATCAAATCGTCATGATCATCAAACGATCCGGTTGTGCAGGGAGTAGCCACACCCTGATAACGGAACCGCGCGCGCACTGCCTGCAAGCTGCCAACGGGCAGCACATAATTCGCTGACAGGACCTGCGATCCTACAACGGTTGGCACGATCGTGGCGATGAACTGCCAGGCGGGACTGTTTGCATTTGCTGCGTAATACAAATCGAGTGCATCGGCGGTAGGAGTTGTCCATGCCCACACGGTTGCATCGATTCTGACCGTCTTCCCTTCAGCAAGATTTGTAGAATCGAGCGTGGACACGCGGATTTTGTCGTTCGATTCATCGAAATGGAAAGTGCCGGCGGTGCCGTCTGCGCAGGAATTATTGATCGTGTTTGGCTGATTCGGTTCAGGTCCCAAACCATCGCGTCCAGTCAACAGAGTGCTTGAATCGCAAAACGGATTTACAGTGGAGCACTTCGGAGCTTTCAGCACGGAGTCGTAGACCGCTGTTCCGGGAGGCGGTGGAGCAGTGGTGAAGCTGAAAGGCGCACCGTACGGTCCTGCATCGCATGTGTTATTCGCGCGAGCGCGCCAGTGATATGTTGTGTTCGCGTTCAGTTCGGGAGAAACGGTCCATGTACTGCCGGCGACATTGGCGCCGCGCACGATATTCGTGAATCCCGCGTCCGTTGCAACTTCAACATCGTACGAAATTGCGCCTCCCACATCTGTCCAATCGAGTGTCGGACTGTGGGCAACGTTCGTTGCGCCGTTTGCCGGACTTACGTTTACCGGCGCGCCGGGTAACGAGCAACTTGTTGTGGGTGTCGCTGAAGCGCAATTGCTCAGTGGGCCAAAGCACGCGTTCGACGCACCAACCGCGATCACACTATAGTAATACGTCCTTCCATTTAGCAGCTCACCGTTAACGAACGATGTTGTCCCATTGCCACTCGGAGTAAGATTCACTTTGCCGTAGTCGCATCCCGCATGTCCTTCTGTTCGCATTACCCAGTATTTGGATGCGCCTGCCACTGCGTTCCATGACAGAGAAACCTGACCGTCTGTTGGAACTGCATTCAAGGTTGCCGCGCCCGTTGGGCCACCGGAACATCCGGAATTTACCGGTGAAGGAGATCCGCACGCGATGTTATGTCTGTTGAACGCCGCATGAATTGCGGTCATGTGAGGCGTTCCATCATTGAGATTTCCATTGTCATCATCAGCAGTCAGCCACTGTATGTATCCGTTCTCAGCGGCACAGCCATTGGAAGT belongs to bacterium and includes:
- a CDS encoding potassium channel family protein, with product MDTERPSTLQSWLAKKNAWEDQFAGLAKANPLESVLLLLLVSSAIYYKAEAGTNPKVKTFVDALNFISTCASVGYTDIFAQTQTGRLVSTVVMTLGPALTAKVLDRPGPDVSTNQAIVQKLDAILTELRLLRENSK
- a CDS encoding DUF1569 domain-containing protein, which gives rise to MKTLFHETTAVEIKQRFEKLSDKTASEWGKMNAAQMLAHCTATMQMPVGDIQIKKSPLSLIGWMFKGLFRNEKPFGKNSPTAPEFIMKDSRDFEVEKQRFLEAFQKLAKGPDAVKCFQHPFFGKMTCDDWGRLMYKHMDHHFRQFGV